In Vicia villosa cultivar HV-30 ecotype Madison, WI unplaced genomic scaffold, Vvil1.0 ctg.000402F_1_1, whole genome shotgun sequence, the DNA window CAGCATCTCATTGTCATCCTTTGCAGAGGCCCTTCTAAGCATCTTTATTTCTACatctttttcttcacatttggaACAATTGGAAATTACTGAAGCATGAATCCCTGGATTGGTTTCATCATTGTAATGGTTCTCATACCACTCAAAAAAGTTGCACCCAACATTATCAGGTTCACTCTGTTTAAAAAACATGAACAAGTCAAGAAAATAAGTTAAATATGACTCAAGAAAATAAGTTAAACTTACCACAAAGTATCTACATCCCCAAAATAGCTTCCCAAGGTTCCTTCCTTTCTTCTTAACTGTTCTAATAACTGCTTTGGCTCCACACGAACAAGTGGGTGCAATTTCATATTGAGAAGCACCTGAAATGAATGTATTAGAGCTCTGACTTCTTCGATTTGGACCGCTACTACCATATGAGGTCATTGATTGAATTTGGGGAAGTTAGGGTTCTAAGCAATTTGAAATTGGGGATGTTAATGCTACGTATTTCAGTCCTAATatagaataaatattataattaatgctTATTCGCCACAGTTAAGTGACACATCAGCGACGTTACTGCCACATAAGCGTTTTTGAAACGGAGTTTGTCAAAAAGGTCAAACGTGCAAACGTTTGTTAAGATAAAGGACCACTTTGTAGCGAAATAAACTTAAAGGACCAccttgttacaaaaaaaaataagataaagaaCCCTGCGTATAATTTTGCCTAGTTATTATTACTAACATAGTAACATGTATTATACGGTGCATTGATGTCTGTCGCGCATTTAttgatatatttacaaaaattattaagaaattttatttactaaattttTTAGTACCTATGAGTTTAAGTTTGGTATAAGTACCTTTAGTAcaaattgtatttaaattttaatttattttaaaatgaaataaaatacaaaaatgatgTGGTATTGAACTCCACTATTTAGGTTGAAGATACTGGTACTCAATTAAACTCAagggcagtgttttaaaaatcggaccggaccgGACAGTCGGATCGGTCGAACTGGGAACCGGCCagataaccggtctggttcaatagctggatcgggaatgttattgaaccggtgtgaaccggtcaaaaccggtgtaaaccgctAAAACCGAGAAAACTGGCGGTTTTTgtgaaccggtggtttaaatgcatttttaaatttttaattttaaaaaattttaaaaaaatgtcattttgactattttaattaaaaattaaaataaaaaaatgttgtagatgcggttgattttgttacagatgattttgatattgaagaaggagatcccaacattgaaacaatttttcttttattgaaattaaatttagaagacaatggaattattttgttataaattattcaaataaattatgttgcgattaaactttttttatattttataattatgtactatttgattgtgtgtgatacatatgtgtaaaatttgaatttaaattatgaatgtgtgtattttttataatatgatgttttcaaaaaatgtaagtactagttatattttgtagggactgaTTCATCTGGTTCgacagattttatacctatataactTTATTATAatgaccggtctattcaaccgagttatctggtttaacccggtttagtcatgcggttcgaccagtgacccagtagttcgaccaataaaccagtgacccagtaccctcaccggtttgatgtccgaTCCGGTTTTTAACACACTGCTCAAGAGTACTGGAGTGTAAAATTTTAATcaatatgttttttttgtttcataccaattttacaataaaaaaaattatttttaattaacttaTATTTAACTAACAACTTACATAATTATAATTTTGTTCTAATATATAATCTACTACTTATTTTGTATTTctcttaataattttataatttttttatttataattaataaaagacaatattataaaattatatatacaatgtttattttttatgcaaAATTAGTCATACTTTATgtgaaatatttaaaatagtttataaTTTGAGACAgggtaatatttaaaaaatcatctacataataatttataatttgatcAAATTCTTAATCATCATTCATTCTCCATTTTTAATGACTTATATCTCGATTAATTATTTACTCACCAATTTTTGAAATTGgttttattttccataatttcatataatgtcaataaatatttatttcctattattttaaagattctttatttttatttttatcattaattcttttattttgtattttatttgttttacgtGGTTCTATTGAGAATTTGATTCTATTTAGGatagattctattttgaattttattttaagattTGATTCTCTTTTAAATTAAAAGATTTGATTTCGTTTTAGATTATaaaagttttatttttgttttgattaaaagtcaattagGGTCTTCTTAAGCCCATTAAGGTTATTTTGTTTTTTGTATTTAAAGAGTTTTAGCGTAGTCATAGGGATAGGGATATCTTtcatataataaaatttgaaGTTTTCTTTATTCTTGATGGACTCCAAAGCTTATCTGACAGGTTTTATGCTTGCAACCCTGTTTTTCATTCTAGGTCTAGCGTTTGTTATTTCTTTAGGGCTTCAGACTGCGTCAGTTGGTATCATAGTCGATTTCTCATGTTCTTTTCACATTCTGATTTGAAGGTCAGAGTGCTAACTTTGTATCTACACCCCCGCTTCGTGGCATCGAAAGTTCTCCTCCGCAACTTTCATAACTCTCACTTTTATTCCTGGTTCCATGAAGGAACTGGATCTTTATACTTGCTACTTATTTCGCATATCTCAACGGAACTGGATCTTTATACTTGCTACTTATTTCGCATATCTCAACGGAACTGGATCTTTATACTTGCTACTTATTTCGCATATCTCAACGTAACAAATGTTTGTATTCTATTATAATCATTCCATGAAGGAACTGGATCTTTATACTTGCTACTTATTTTGCATATCTCAACGTAACAAATGTTTGTATTCTATTATAATCAGAAATCGACCTATCGATAACAATGTTGAATCCTAATTTAGCAATCTATGTCGGACTCATTGAAGCATATATTTGTGTACAGCGGTATCATTTTTCTAACATCCAAATGGACATCATATGGTTTAACATTCATAGATACAATAACTTTAGTATGATACACCATAACTACAACTAACAAAAAAGAAGACAATTTAAATTCAACATTAAAACAATTCGAATTTCAATTTCCAAGACATTCGTAAAAAGATCCAAATTTCAAAATTCAGACAAAACGTTCATATTTCAGACAAAAATAAACCAGTTTTCCTCGTGCTGAGGGTAAAACCAAATATTAAAATCTGGActcttttttttgacaaaaatggTGGTGTCTCTACTTGTATAATAATTCCGTCCAAATTTCAATCTCCATATGcacttctataaaaaaaaatccattcaACTTCAATTATGTGTATATCATGGGAGCactatgattgtctgtttgacaAAAATTGAAATGTCATGAAGATGAAAATTGAAGAGCATTCATTAATtacaacaaagaaaaacaacacaGTAAACCCATTATCATCTTTCATGCAGGAGAGGGTTATAGATCAACATTTGGAGAATACAATCTAGTTAGTATACACATCAACATTGATAATACACTATCTATATCCAAACCCCAAGTCTAGTTCATGAATCCCCCCCTGATTGTGCCCTGAACTATGGATTGGCTTTGAGTTTGACCTAAGCTCCATCTCAAAAAGCCTCTGAAGTGCTTCTGGATGATTCCTTCCACCAGCAACTCCTGGAGCTAATAAAATAACCAAAAAACATATCAGGAACTGAACATGATTAAAACTGATGATCATTATTCACTTGTATGATCCTAAAGCAGTTTTAAGGCAATAACCTAACAATCAACAGTTTGTCAGGCAATTTATACTTCCACACCAGTGCCACTAGATTATATATAATCAGCTAAACACAATCGTGTAAACCAGAACAAGCAATAACTGATTAATACATTATCTGATGAAACTGTGCAACTGTGAATGTGCATTTGCAAAAGGAAAAGGCGAGACTGTTGAAACatgtgcaagcagaaaagtaTCAAACAATATAGTGATTATGAAAAATAAGTCGCAATCAGAATTACAAATGACCCGTTGTCAAACTCATAATTCATGTTGTCTTCAACTAAAGAATAAAAGATTATAAATGCTCAATCTAAAATACTAAGATCAATCAATCCCAATAAGCATAAAATACAACCACTAAATTCCTTGTcatgaaaaaaaaactataaccACTGATCAAGTATCCAAAAATGAATTGTAACAGAATTGATATATCAATTAATCCATGCCCAATAACATTTTTCTACAAGTAAATTATTGAAAAACAATTCAGGATTAATATCTGTCTGACTCTGAagctataataataaatataaaaaaattattaaaaaaaaagaagcaaacaTAGTAGCAATGCATATCAAATAATGCTTTACCTTGCAATTGCATTCCAGGGCCCCCTAAACCAGGATGCTGCTGGCCATTAAATGGGAAGCCTTGCATTGGGTTTGGCTCCTGCATAATACCAGACATCGGATTACTGGGATGAGGGGGCATAGCCCCGCCCCTCGGAAAACCTCGTAATAGATGAGGTGGAGGAAGGTTTCCTTGCATATGCATCTGCTGTAACAGAGGGTGATGAGCAGGAGGATCGAACCCAGTTACAACACTGTTTGGTTGATGGAAAGGAGGACGAAGCATATTTCCTGGAAATTGACGGTTGGATGGAGAATCATGATGAACCATACCTTCAGAAGTTGCATGGTTCATATAAGAACTAATATGAGGAGAGTGAGAGTCCGGTTGATTAAACATTGGACCAATGTGATTCAACTGATGGGATTGGAGCTGTGAAGGTCGGTGGGCATTAAGATTTTGATATGGATTACCGGGTTCCCTTATATCATAAGGACCACGAGGGTACGCTTGACCTTGATTTCTCATCATAAGTCGTTCGTCTCTAAATGCAGAATTCAGAGCTGCCAGTTTTCTAGTAATCTCAGCAGGTGTGTCTTGAGACAAATCTGCCTTAGCTGAATTTCCAACAGATAAAAAGGTTTGCAGAGGATCGCCAGCAGAAATCAAGCTATTTTCTTCAGGGAGGCGAAAATCGTGAGATCGATTGAAACCACTAGCCTTGGAAATTCCAGTTTGAAGTAGGGATGAATTAACATCTCCATGAGAATCACCATAACCTAACCACTGCTCTTCAAATCTATTTGATATGGGTTGATGAGTTTTTTCTGAAGGAAAGGCACCACCATTTCCATGACTGTTCAGTGTAAGCTCGCCGGTAGGAGGATTGACATTGTCTGAGGTAGGGAAGGGAAACAACTGAGACTCTGAAAAATCAGCACCTGCAGATCCAATTGAACTTCTTTGAACAGAAAGGGGTGCTCCAACTGATTGCAGCTCCTTCATAAAAGCTGATCCAAAAAGTGTTTCCAGCGTCAATGTTTTTGATGAATTAGAAGCATCTGCATGTACTTCCTCTGGATTATCAAGAAATTTTCCAGTAGTTGCTCTTTCAGTGTTATGCACCGTGTCAGTAGAATGTATAACAGATGATAGTTCCATATCTTTACGCAAGGGTCCTTTCTGTAACAAAGAAAGAATATGCTCGGAAGCATGACCATCAATTGAATTGGACTGCCCTGCCTTTGCACCAAAATCCTTGTCCTGCATTTGCTGCTGAGATGACGAACCATTTTCACTAACTTGTGATAGAATTGACTGTTCGAGATCTTCACATGTAAGAACTGCAGGTAAAATCTCAGGTACATCACTCTTGTATGATAGCTCGGAGTTACTAATAGTGGCATGTGTTACATTTACGCGCTCACCAGCAGGTTCAGGATTTTGGAAACTAGAATTTGGTGCAATATGATGGGTTGTCTCTACATTGGAAGCCTGCAACCCACCCTTTTCACCGCCAACAATAAGCGAGAGCAGGTCATTTGGCTTAGGTGTCAAGTCATCCATTGACTTCTTTTCTGCATTATGGTAAATGGGTAATGAAGAAAACAAGTTAACATAAAGTTACAAAGTACAACTGTAACACATCAAAAATTAGAAGCACTTACGAAGTACAACTGTAATGCATACAAACTTCGAAGCAGTTACGAAGTACAACTGTAATGCATTAAAACTTTGAACCATTTACGCATATATTTATTTACACGCATACCTTCTTCAGCAAACCAATGAGCAAACTTCGAAGATTGGATAGCATGTGGACTCCATGTCTCATCTGCTTTATGATCAGGCTGATACAGGAGCATAAAAAGTCAACTCATAGTAAAACAGTCTTGGCATCACAGTTATAAGAAATTCCAATAATTTCTTTAATTACCTCAACAGTACTGGTAGATATGCCACTGGTTAGCGTTGAAGCATTACCAAAAAGCTTGTATAGGATAGACTCGGAACTCTCAGGATGGAAAGCTGCTCCTACGGCCTCCTTTCCTTTCACTTCAGCCTTAAGTGGAATAAATGTATTGTCATCGGATGCTTCCAAGGCTTCTGAAAGAGCGTATCTCTTTCTTAGTTGATCATTAATTCCAATCTTAATGTTGGGGATATCCACAGAAGATGATAAATTAAAAGCATTTTCTTTCTCATTGTTGATTGAAACATTTATATCTGCCCTTTGAAGATTCTGTTGATTGTTATCCACTTGCATGGTTGATAAGTTTCCTTCTTTATTTTCAGGATTTATACTGAATACATGGCTACCTCGGGTATCTCCAGGCTCAGGTTTTCCAGCCTGCAGAAAAACAAGAGACATCAAACATTTATAAAAGAGCTGTGAATAGTTGCGCATAGCGAAAGTAACTAAAAACCCATTTTTTTCATTCAAGTTTAAACTTAGCTCTCAATGCCCTGGCTCCCTGTCTATATATGGGGAAAAGCAGCATTAAAGCAAGAAATAATGCACCAATATCCTATAATATCTTCCATGTTGATTTGGCATCCAATAAGTAATATAAAGACCGAAATTGTAATCCAGTTTAAGATTAAGACTCTCAATAGAAAACTTTTACCATACAAAATTTAAATGTCATTTGATATTAGAGGGTAGTATCAAATACTATATCACAATCTAATTGTTTCCTCCCTTACATTATTGATAACAATATGTCAAATTACAGTTCACGACCATTAACCATCTCTATGTCCATTTAATTCTTACATGGAAGTTGCTATATAAAATCCTACAAATTTCTTTCTAACTTTCCCTTTGATATTAGACAGTAACCCAACATTTGAAACAACAACACAGTCAAAACAAGCTGTTCTGTGAGACTATAATTTAATTGTTGACGTCAAATTTTCAGCAGAGAAAACTAGTGTGTCGTTTAATCAAGCTACCCTTTGCTTTCAAACTATAGAACTTTGCACGATTAAGCTTTCTCTTAAGACACCAAAAATATTATTCAGTAAACACACTTTGGAATGACAAAGGcttttgaaatttcaaaattttcatgcTCCCAGAGAATTCATTGTGAACTGAACTACAAAATTTCATATTAATGATTACCATCCCAAAAACATGACATGCTAAGGACTCGGTTCTCCAATACAAAGTACCAACATTCCACACTATAAATCTGAATAATAACATC includes these proteins:
- the LOC131627818 gene encoding uncharacterized protein LOC131627818 isoform X1; the protein is MSLENEDQNLLDQATDNGLQKKLKISYTREFLLSVSGLDVCKEFPSGFDQSLLSEFEDASLDRHRSTGALSTHSFRRNEYSSSPPTRGDTNNFSRGTHGKWDSRSSGRSDRDSDSQSEWDSDSGKRIGNQSRRSLQGPEHDGLLGSGSFPRPAGYAPGLSAPKFRANDNYQPNRSNEPYHPPRPYKAPHSRRETNDTFNDETFGSLECTSEDRAEEEKKRRASFELMRKEQTEKLKMNPDKNKVDFDLSSLIDDDSKRLVAGSNESMEPPLTLAGLSNDEKSSSHSHASARPLVPPGFANTVLERNMGSKISSNTHVAEAGKPEPGDTRGSHVFSINPENKEGNLSTMQVDNNQQNLQRADINVSINNEKENAFNLSSSVDIPNIKIGINDQLRKRYALSEALEASDDNTFIPLKAEVKGKEAVGAAFHPESSESILYKLFGNASTLTSGISTSTVEQPDHKADETWSPHAIQSSKFAHWFAEEEKKSMDDLTPKPNDLLSLIVGGEKGGLQASNVETTHHIAPNSSFQNPEPAGERVNVTHATISNSELSYKSDVPEILPAVLTCEDLEQSILSQVSENGSSSQQQMQDKDFGAKAGQSNSIDGHASEHILSLLQKGPLRKDMELSSVIHSTDTVHNTERATTGKFLDNPEEVHADASNSSKTLTLETLFGSAFMKELQSVGAPLSVQRSSIGSAGADFSESQLFPFPTSDNVNPPTGELTLNSHGNGGAFPSEKTHQPISNRFEEQWLGYGDSHGDVNSSLLQTGISKASGFNRSHDFRLPEENSLISAGDPLQTFLSVGNSAKADLSQDTPAEITRKLAALNSAFRDERLMMRNQGQAYPRGPYDIREPGNPYQNLNAHRPSQLQSHQLNHIGPMFNQPDSHSPHISSYMNHATSEGMVHHDSPSNRQFPGNMLRPPFHQPNSVVTGFDPPAHHPLLQQMHMQGNLPPPHLLRGFPRGGAMPPHPSNPMSGIMQEPNPMQGFPFNGQQHPGLGGPGMQLQAPGVAGGRNHPEALQRLFEMELRSNSKPIHSSGHNQGGIHELDLGFGYR
- the LOC131627818 gene encoding uncharacterized protein LOC131627818 isoform X2, translating into MSLENEDQNLLDQATDNGLQKKLKISYTREFLLSVSGLDVCKEFPSGFDQSLLSEFEDASLDRHRSTGALSTHSFRRNEYSSSPPTRGDTNNFSRGTHGKWDSRSSGRSDRDSDSQSEWDSDSGKRIGNQSRRSLQGPEHDGLLGSGSFPRPAGYAPGLSAPKFRANDNYQPNRSNEPYHPPRPYKAPHSRRETNDTFNDETFGSLECTSEDRAEEEKKRRASFELMRKEQTEKLKMNPDKNKVDFDLSSLIDDDSKRLVAGSNESMEPPLTLAGLSNDEKSSSHSHASARPLVPPGFANTVLERNMGSKISSNTHVAEAGKPEPGDTRGSHVFSINPENKEGNLSTMQVDNNQQNLQRADINVSINNEKENAFNLSSSVDIPNIKIGINDQLRKRYALSEALEASDDNTFIPLKAEVKGKEAVGAAFHPESSESILYKLFGNASTLTSGISTSTVEPDHKADETWSPHAIQSSKFAHWFAEEEKKSMDDLTPKPNDLLSLIVGGEKGGLQASNVETTHHIAPNSSFQNPEPAGERVNVTHATISNSELSYKSDVPEILPAVLTCEDLEQSILSQVSENGSSSQQQMQDKDFGAKAGQSNSIDGHASEHILSLLQKGPLRKDMELSSVIHSTDTVHNTERATTGKFLDNPEEVHADASNSSKTLTLETLFGSAFMKELQSVGAPLSVQRSSIGSAGADFSESQLFPFPTSDNVNPPTGELTLNSHGNGGAFPSEKTHQPISNRFEEQWLGYGDSHGDVNSSLLQTGISKASGFNRSHDFRLPEENSLISAGDPLQTFLSVGNSAKADLSQDTPAEITRKLAALNSAFRDERLMMRNQGQAYPRGPYDIREPGNPYQNLNAHRPSQLQSHQLNHIGPMFNQPDSHSPHISSYMNHATSEGMVHHDSPSNRQFPGNMLRPPFHQPNSVVTGFDPPAHHPLLQQMHMQGNLPPPHLLRGFPRGGAMPPHPSNPMSGIMQEPNPMQGFPFNGQQHPGLGGPGMQLQAPGVAGGRNHPEALQRLFEMELRSNSKPIHSSGHNQGGIHELDLGFGYR
- the LOC131627818 gene encoding uncharacterized protein LOC131627818 isoform X3, producing the protein MSLENEDQNLLDQATDNGLQKKLKISYTREFLLSVSGLDVCKEFPSGFDQSLLSEFEDASLDRHRSTGALSTHSFRRNEYSSSPPTRGDTNNFSRGTHGKWDSRSSGRSDRDSDSQSEWDSDSGKRIGNQSRRSLQGPEHDGLLGSGSFPRPAGYAPGLSAPKFRANDNYQPNRSNEPYHPPRPYKAPHSRRETNDTFNDETFGSLECTSEDRAEEEKKRRASFELMRKEQTEKLKMNPDKNKVDFDLSSLIDDDSKRLVAGSNESMEPPLTLAGLSNDEKSSSHSHASARPLVPPGFANTVLERNMGSKISSNTHVAEAGKPEPGDTRGSHVFSINPENKEGNLSTMQVDNNQQNLQRADINVSINNEKENAFNLSSSVDIPNIKIGINDQLRKRYALSEALEASDDNTFIPLKAEVKGKEAVGAAFHPESSESILYKLFGNASTLTSGISTSTVEQPDHKADETWSPHAIQSSKFAHWFAEEEKKSMDDLTPKPNDLLSLIVGGEKGGLQASNVETTHHIAPNSSFQNPEPAVLTCEDLEQSILSQVSENGSSSQQQMQDKDFGAKAGQSNSIDGHASEHILSLLQKGPLRKDMELSSVIHSTDTVHNTERATTGKFLDNPEEVHADASNSSKTLTLETLFGSAFMKELQSVGAPLSVQRSSIGSAGADFSESQLFPFPTSDNVNPPTGELTLNSHGNGGAFPSEKTHQPISNRFEEQWLGYGDSHGDVNSSLLQTGISKASGFNRSHDFRLPEENSLISAGDPLQTFLSVGNSAKADLSQDTPAEITRKLAALNSAFRDERLMMRNQGQAYPRGPYDIREPGNPYQNLNAHRPSQLQSHQLNHIGPMFNQPDSHSPHISSYMNHATSEGMVHHDSPSNRQFPGNMLRPPFHQPNSVVTGFDPPAHHPLLQQMHMQGNLPPPHLLRGFPRGGAMPPHPSNPMSGIMQEPNPMQGFPFNGQQHPGLGGPGMQLQAPGVAGGRNHPEALQRLFEMELRSNSKPIHSSGHNQGGIHELDLGFGYR